A single region of the Changchengzhania lutea genome encodes:
- a CDS encoding BLUF domain-containing protein: MIYTICYVSSASHTIQEDELNSLFESTKTLNHLNSITGILLYLEGNFLQILEGEERQLKSLMEKIEMDDRHHNIIIILNKKNKVRIFKEYNSGFSIIKSKSNLADLKTYLYQNNSPYAKPVSRIIEPFLL; this comes from the coding sequence ATGATTTACACGATTTGTTATGTGAGTTCAGCATCACACACCATTCAAGAAGATGAATTAAATTCATTATTTGAATCTACCAAAACACTTAACCATTTGAACTCAATTACCGGCATCCTACTGTACCTAGAAGGGAACTTTCTTCAAATCCTGGAAGGTGAAGAAAGACAACTAAAATCTTTAATGGAAAAAATTGAGATGGACGATAGACATCATAATATCATTATTATACTCAATAAAAAAAATAAAGTTCGTATTTTTAAAGAATATAATTCAGGGTTTAGCATCATAAAATCAAAAAGTAATTTAGCAGATTTAAAAACGTATTTATATCAAAACAATTCACCTTATGCTAAACCTGTTTCAAGAATTATAGAACCTTTCTTATTGTAA
- the rpe gene encoding ribulose-phosphate 3-epimerase, whose translation MSSKLIAPSILAADFANLERDIHMVNESEADWFHIDIMDGVFVPNISFGMPVLKAITKHAKKTIDVHLMIVDPDRYIKTFADLGSNILTVHFEACTHLHRTLQAIKAEGMKAGVALNPHTNINVLEDTINDIDLVCLMSVNPGFGGQSFIEHTYNKIEQLKALIQRKGAHTLIEIDGGVTDKNATALAKTGADVLVAGSFVFKSPNQMDTIKNLRSIANS comes from the coding sequence ATGAGCTCAAAATTAATAGCACCCTCTATATTAGCCGCAGATTTCGCCAATCTTGAGAGAGATATACATATGGTAAATGAAAGTGAAGCAGATTGGTTTCATATTGACATCATGGATGGTGTTTTTGTACCAAACATTTCGTTTGGAATGCCTGTTTTAAAAGCTATTACGAAACATGCAAAAAAAACGATTGATGTACATTTAATGATTGTTGATCCAGATAGGTACATAAAAACCTTTGCCGATTTAGGGAGCAATATCCTAACCGTGCATTTCGAAGCTTGTACCCATTTACACAGAACGCTCCAAGCCATTAAAGCTGAAGGTATGAAGGCTGGTGTTGCCCTAAACCCACATACCAATATTAATGTATTAGAAGACACTATTAACGATATTGATTTAGTGTGCCTTATGAGCGTGAACCCCGGTTTTGGAGGTCAGAGTTTTATTGAGCATACGTACAATAAAATTGAACAGCTTAAAGCATTAATACAAAGAAAAGGAGCCCATACTTTAATTGAAATAGACGGCGGAGTTACCGACAAAAATGCGACCGCCTTAGCCAAAACGGGAGCAGATGTTTTGGTTGCGGGAAGTTTTGTTTTTAAAAGCCCAAACCAAATGGATACCATAAAAAATTTGCGATCTATTGCAAATTCTTAA
- a CDS encoding sigma-70 family RNA polymerase sigma factor, translated as MRQLKITKQVTNRETASLDKYLQEIGKVDLITADEEVELAQRIKAGDQLALEKLTKANLRFVVSVAKQYQNQGLTLPDLINEGNLGLIKAAQRFDETRGFKFISYAVWWIRQSILQALAEQSRIVRLPLNKIGSINKINKTFAFLEQSHERPPSAEEIAKELDMTINDVKESMKNSGRHVSMDAPLVEGEDSNLYDVLNSGESPNPDRELLHESLRTEIERALETLTPREADVIRLYFGLGNQHPMTLEEIGETFDLTRERVRQIKEKAIRRLKHTSRSKILKTYLG; from the coding sequence ATGAGACAACTTAAAATTACCAAGCAGGTTACCAATAGAGAGACCGCTTCTTTAGACAAATATCTTCAAGAAATTGGAAAGGTAGATTTAATTACCGCAGATGAAGAAGTTGAATTAGCACAACGCATTAAGGCTGGCGATCAATTAGCTTTAGAAAAGTTGACCAAAGCTAACTTACGTTTCGTAGTATCTGTGGCTAAACAATACCAAAATCAAGGTCTTACTTTACCCGATTTAATTAATGAAGGTAACTTAGGGTTAATTAAAGCTGCGCAACGTTTTGATGAAACGCGTGGTTTCAAGTTTATATCTTATGCCGTTTGGTGGATTCGTCAATCCATTCTTCAAGCCTTGGCAGAACAATCTCGTATTGTACGTTTGCCGTTGAACAAAATTGGTTCTATCAACAAAATCAATAAAACATTTGCCTTCTTAGAGCAAAGTCATGAGCGTCCACCTTCTGCAGAAGAGATTGCAAAAGAGTTGGATATGACTATTAATGATGTTAAAGAGTCTATGAAAAACTCTGGACGCCACGTAAGTATGGATGCCCCTTTAGTTGAAGGTGAAGATTCAAACTTATATGACGTATTAAATAGTGGAGAGTCACCAAATCCAGATAGAGAATTATTACACGAATCCTTACGCACCGAGATTGAGCGCGCTTTGGAAACCTTAACACCTCGTGAAGCTGATGTCATTCGTCTTTATTTTGGATTGGGCAATCAACACCCAATGACTCTTGAAGAAATTGGTGAGACCTTTGACTTGACCCGTGAGCGTGTTAGACAAATTAAAGAAAAAGCTATTCGTAGGTTAAAGCATACGTCTAGAAGTAAAATATTAAAGACATATTTAGGATAG